Proteins encoded together in one Carya illinoinensis cultivar Pawnee chromosome 3, C.illinoinensisPawnee_v1, whole genome shotgun sequence window:
- the LOC122305194 gene encoding translocase of chloroplast 90, chloroplastic-like isoform X1, giving the protein MRNFWMKNLMNKDNQHNPSLRQVSVEDSYGSLHRSDKRDMDQFAKIEDLHIKLFRLLQRLGQSQDNLLVAKVLYRINLATLIREKELDLKRVNLVSNRAKTVAAEQEAAGLPELDFSFRILVLGKTGVGKSATINSIFDQVKTLTDAFQPATDRIQEVAGTVNGIKITVIDTPGLLPYSSSNVRRNKKILLSVKRFIKKSPPDIVLYFERLDVIHMSYSNFPLLKLITEVFGTAIWFNTILVMTHSSSALPEGPNGYPVSYESYVTQCTDLVQHHIHQAASDSRLENPVLLVENHPQCKKDVAGEKVLPNGQVWKSQCLLLCICTKVLSDINKLLNFQDSIELGPVPTMRLPSLPHLLSSLLRRRSISSSNGMDDETSESLFLNTEEEDEYDQLPPIRILTKSQFERLTNSQRKDYLDELDYRELLYLKKQLKEEFKKRMENRLSKEENLVNDNNNDGQQVPPETIMLPDMAVPPSFDSNCPVHRYRCVVTCDQWLVRPVLDPKGMDHDVGFDGINLETAVEINRNVLASVTGQVSKDKQDFSIQMESAAAFTDPRGPTYCVGLDVQSSGRDMIYTVHSNTKLRTLKHNAADCGLSFTTFGKKYCVGAKIEDTIAIGKRLKFVVNAGRMWSPAQVAHGGSFEATLRGSVYPARNDNVSLTVTILSFNKEMVLGAGLQSEFQLSRSLRVSFNADLNSRKMGQVCIKTSSSGHLMIALVAALTMFRAMVRRMANESSMEALEGG; this is encoded by the exons ATGAGGAACTTCTGGATGAAGAATTTGATGAACAAG GATAATCAGCATAATCCTTCGCTGCGGCAGGTTTCTGTTGAAGATTCCTATGGTTCCCTTCATAGATCTGATAAGAGAGATATGGATCAATTCGCGAAGATTGAGGATCTCCACATTAAGCTCTTCCGCCTTCTCCAACGGCTTGGGCAGTCACAGGACAATCTTCTGGTTGCAAAGGTTTTATACCGAATAAACCTAGCAACCTTAATACGAGAAAAGGAATTGGACTTGAAAAGAGTTAACCTTGTAAGCAATAGAGCCAAAACAGTAGCTGCAGAACAGGAGGCAGCTGGCCTACCTGAATTGGACTTCTCATTTAGAATACTTGTACTAGGGAAAACAGGGGTTGGCAAAAGTGCTACCATAAATTCTATATTTGATCAAGTGAAAACCTTGACTGATGCATTTCAACCAGCCACTGATCGTATCCAAGAGGTTGCGGGAACGGTTAATGGGATTAAAATTACTGTAATTGATACCCCTGGCCTCTTACCTTACTCTTCCAGTAATGTGAGAAGAAATAAGAAGATTCTGCTATCTGTGaaaagatttattaaaaaatctccCCCGGATATTGTTTTGTACTTTGAACGCCTTGATGTCATCCATATGAGCTATAGCAATTTTCCTCTTTTGAAGCTTATAACTGAAGTTTTTGGTACTGCAATTTGGTTCAACACTATCCTTGTAATGACCCACTCTTCTTCAGCTCTTCCTGAAGGACCTAATGGTTACCCTGTCAGCTATGAGTCCTATGTGACCCAATGTACAGATTTGGTGCAGCACCATATACACCAGGCTGCTTCCGACTCAAGACTTGAAAACCCTGTACTTTTGGTTGAGAACCATCCCCAATGTAAGAAAGATGTAGCAGGGGAAAAAGTACTTCCAAATGGGCAGGTGTGGAAATCTCAGTGCTTGTTATTATGCATTTGTACTAAAGTTCTGAGTGATATCAACAAACTATTGAATTTTCAAGACAGCATTGAACTGGGACCAGTACCTACTATGCGCCTGCCTTCTCTACCCCATCTGCTCTCATCTCTTCTGCGACGTCGCTCTATATCAAGTTCAAATGGAATGGATGATGAGACCAGTGAgagtttatttttaaacacagaggaagaagatgagtaTGATCAATTACCTCCAATCCGAATCCTGACAAAATCTCAGTTTGAGAGATTGACAAACTCACAGAGAAAAGACTATCTTGATGAGCTGGATTACCGGGAACTTCTTTATCTGAAGAAACAGCTGAAGGAAGAGTTCAAGAAGCGGATGGAGAATAGGCTTTCCAAGGAGGAAAATTTGGTGAATGACAATAATAATGATGGCCAGCAGGTGCCTCCAGAGACAATTATGTTACCAGATATGGCAGTACCCCCAAGTTTCGACTCCAATTGTCCTGTGCATAGGTACCGTTGTGTTGTCACATGTGACCAGTGGCTTGTAAGACCTGTTCTTGACCCAAAAGGAATGGATCATGATGTCGGCTTTGACGGAATAAACCTTGAAACAGCTGTGGAAATAAACAGGAATGTCCTTGCCTCGGTCACAGGGCAGGTGAGTAAGGACAAGCAGGATTTCAGTATCCAGATGGAGTCTGCTGCTGCTTTCACAGATCCCAGAGGGCCAACTTATTGTGTTGGTCTTGATGTTCAATCTTCTGGTAGGGATATGATCTATACAGTTCATAGCAACACAAAGCTGAGGACCCTAAAGCATAACGCTGCTGACTGTGGACTTTCTTTTACGACTTTTGGAAAGAAGTATTGTGTTGGTGCCAAGATTGAAGATACCATTGCAATTGGGAAGAGATTGAAGTTTGTGGTTAATGCTGGGCGAATGTGGAGTCCTGCACAAGTGGCTCATGGTGGGAGTTTTGAAGCTACTTTAAGAGGGAGTGTATACCCAGCAAGAAATGATAATGTCAGTCTGACGGTGACAATCCTCTCCTTCAACAAGGAAATGGTTTTGGGTGCAGGTTTACAGTCTGAATTCCAGCTGAGTAGAAGCTTGAGAGTTTCATTTAACGCCGATCTAAATAGTCGCAAAATGGGACAGGTTTGCATAAAAACAAGTAGCTCTGGTCATTTGATGATTGCTTTGGTTGCGGCTCTCACAATGTTCAGGGCTATGGTACGGAGAATGGCAAATGAAAGTAGCATGGAAGCATTGGAGGGGGGATAA
- the LOC122305194 gene encoding translocase of chloroplast 90, chloroplastic-like isoform X2 yields the protein MRNFWMKNLMNKVSVEDSYGSLHRSDKRDMDQFAKIEDLHIKLFRLLQRLGQSQDNLLVAKVLYRINLATLIREKELDLKRVNLVSNRAKTVAAEQEAAGLPELDFSFRILVLGKTGVGKSATINSIFDQVKTLTDAFQPATDRIQEVAGTVNGIKITVIDTPGLLPYSSSNVRRNKKILLSVKRFIKKSPPDIVLYFERLDVIHMSYSNFPLLKLITEVFGTAIWFNTILVMTHSSSALPEGPNGYPVSYESYVTQCTDLVQHHIHQAASDSRLENPVLLVENHPQCKKDVAGEKVLPNGQVWKSQCLLLCICTKVLSDINKLLNFQDSIELGPVPTMRLPSLPHLLSSLLRRRSISSSNGMDDETSESLFLNTEEEDEYDQLPPIRILTKSQFERLTNSQRKDYLDELDYRELLYLKKQLKEEFKKRMENRLSKEENLVNDNNNDGQQVPPETIMLPDMAVPPSFDSNCPVHRYRCVVTCDQWLVRPVLDPKGMDHDVGFDGINLETAVEINRNVLASVTGQVSKDKQDFSIQMESAAAFTDPRGPTYCVGLDVQSSGRDMIYTVHSNTKLRTLKHNAADCGLSFTTFGKKYCVGAKIEDTIAIGKRLKFVVNAGRMWSPAQVAHGGSFEATLRGSVYPARNDNVSLTVTILSFNKEMVLGAGLQSEFQLSRSLRVSFNADLNSRKMGQVCIKTSSSGHLMIALVAALTMFRAMVRRMANESSMEALEGG from the exons ATGAGGAACTTCTGGATGAAGAATTTGATGAACAAG GTTTCTGTTGAAGATTCCTATGGTTCCCTTCATAGATCTGATAAGAGAGATATGGATCAATTCGCGAAGATTGAGGATCTCCACATTAAGCTCTTCCGCCTTCTCCAACGGCTTGGGCAGTCACAGGACAATCTTCTGGTTGCAAAGGTTTTATACCGAATAAACCTAGCAACCTTAATACGAGAAAAGGAATTGGACTTGAAAAGAGTTAACCTTGTAAGCAATAGAGCCAAAACAGTAGCTGCAGAACAGGAGGCAGCTGGCCTACCTGAATTGGACTTCTCATTTAGAATACTTGTACTAGGGAAAACAGGGGTTGGCAAAAGTGCTACCATAAATTCTATATTTGATCAAGTGAAAACCTTGACTGATGCATTTCAACCAGCCACTGATCGTATCCAAGAGGTTGCGGGAACGGTTAATGGGATTAAAATTACTGTAATTGATACCCCTGGCCTCTTACCTTACTCTTCCAGTAATGTGAGAAGAAATAAGAAGATTCTGCTATCTGTGaaaagatttattaaaaaatctccCCCGGATATTGTTTTGTACTTTGAACGCCTTGATGTCATCCATATGAGCTATAGCAATTTTCCTCTTTTGAAGCTTATAACTGAAGTTTTTGGTACTGCAATTTGGTTCAACACTATCCTTGTAATGACCCACTCTTCTTCAGCTCTTCCTGAAGGACCTAATGGTTACCCTGTCAGCTATGAGTCCTATGTGACCCAATGTACAGATTTGGTGCAGCACCATATACACCAGGCTGCTTCCGACTCAAGACTTGAAAACCCTGTACTTTTGGTTGAGAACCATCCCCAATGTAAGAAAGATGTAGCAGGGGAAAAAGTACTTCCAAATGGGCAGGTGTGGAAATCTCAGTGCTTGTTATTATGCATTTGTACTAAAGTTCTGAGTGATATCAACAAACTATTGAATTTTCAAGACAGCATTGAACTGGGACCAGTACCTACTATGCGCCTGCCTTCTCTACCCCATCTGCTCTCATCTCTTCTGCGACGTCGCTCTATATCAAGTTCAAATGGAATGGATGATGAGACCAGTGAgagtttatttttaaacacagaggaagaagatgagtaTGATCAATTACCTCCAATCCGAATCCTGACAAAATCTCAGTTTGAGAGATTGACAAACTCACAGAGAAAAGACTATCTTGATGAGCTGGATTACCGGGAACTTCTTTATCTGAAGAAACAGCTGAAGGAAGAGTTCAAGAAGCGGATGGAGAATAGGCTTTCCAAGGAGGAAAATTTGGTGAATGACAATAATAATGATGGCCAGCAGGTGCCTCCAGAGACAATTATGTTACCAGATATGGCAGTACCCCCAAGTTTCGACTCCAATTGTCCTGTGCATAGGTACCGTTGTGTTGTCACATGTGACCAGTGGCTTGTAAGACCTGTTCTTGACCCAAAAGGAATGGATCATGATGTCGGCTTTGACGGAATAAACCTTGAAACAGCTGTGGAAATAAACAGGAATGTCCTTGCCTCGGTCACAGGGCAGGTGAGTAAGGACAAGCAGGATTTCAGTATCCAGATGGAGTCTGCTGCTGCTTTCACAGATCCCAGAGGGCCAACTTATTGTGTTGGTCTTGATGTTCAATCTTCTGGTAGGGATATGATCTATACAGTTCATAGCAACACAAAGCTGAGGACCCTAAAGCATAACGCTGCTGACTGTGGACTTTCTTTTACGACTTTTGGAAAGAAGTATTGTGTTGGTGCCAAGATTGAAGATACCATTGCAATTGGGAAGAGATTGAAGTTTGTGGTTAATGCTGGGCGAATGTGGAGTCCTGCACAAGTGGCTCATGGTGGGAGTTTTGAAGCTACTTTAAGAGGGAGTGTATACCCAGCAAGAAATGATAATGTCAGTCTGACGGTGACAATCCTCTCCTTCAACAAGGAAATGGTTTTGGGTGCAGGTTTACAGTCTGAATTCCAGCTGAGTAGAAGCTTGAGAGTTTCATTTAACGCCGATCTAAATAGTCGCAAAATGGGACAGGTTTGCATAAAAACAAGTAGCTCTGGTCATTTGATGATTGCTTTGGTTGCGGCTCTCACAATGTTCAGGGCTATGGTACGGAGAATGGCAAATGAAAGTAGCATGGAAGCATTGGAGGGGGGATAA